From the Bdellovibrio reynosensis genome, one window contains:
- a CDS encoding MarR family winged helix-turn-helix transcriptional regulator: MAKLFVQSLPSQEELHTSFQKLFEGADSKAMYSNLVFLKIATALENHFDNFLLPHNLSFGRFTVLALLSSTPEGIVPTELASRVGITQATMSGLLNGLEKAELIRREEHQNDRRSFVIKITDKGENLIKHILPQWAPEVAAFWNTFSQEEMSGMNQLMGKMIQNLSMLSKAQA, from the coding sequence ATGGCTAAGTTATTTGTGCAGTCTCTACCGTCTCAAGAAGAACTTCATACCTCATTCCAGAAGTTGTTCGAGGGCGCTGACTCCAAAGCCATGTATTCCAATTTGGTTTTCTTAAAGATTGCAACGGCTTTGGAAAATCATTTCGATAACTTCCTGTTGCCCCACAACTTATCGTTCGGTCGTTTTACAGTGCTGGCGTTACTTTCGTCGACCCCCGAAGGAATTGTTCCAACGGAACTTGCTAGCAGAGTGGGTATCACTCAAGCGACTATGTCAGGCTTATTAAATGGTCTTGAAAAGGCAGAGCTTATCCGTCGTGAAGAGCACCAGAATGACAGAAGATCATTTGTAATTAAGATCACCGATAAAGGTGAGAATTTAATTAAGCACATTCTTCCACAATGGGCGCCCGAAGTGGCGGCATTCTGGAACACATTTTCCCAAGAAGAGATGAGTGGAATGAATCAGCTCATGGGCAAAATGATACAGAATTTATCAATGCTTAGTAAAGCTCAGGCATAA
- a CDS encoding YdcF family protein, whose amino-acid sequence MYFKNNKGKGMLLVLMTLLALYIVAAEVYVSAISSDKVPASVGYILVLGAAGDSQVLMVIDRIEMAVLAKSKYPKAPLLLSGNEKRGEISTYKSMLNQKGITDYIEEPQSTTTWNNLRFSQKMIPAQASVLIVTSSFHRRRSLAMARSLGIDAYSFSEELEEKERSWFYIFREHAAIYKYFPTMLWARLKN is encoded by the coding sequence ATGTATTTTAAGAATAATAAAGGAAAAGGCATGCTGTTGGTTTTAATGACTTTATTAGCTCTATATATCGTTGCAGCCGAAGTCTATGTGTCGGCGATCAGCTCTGACAAAGTGCCAGCTTCTGTAGGCTATATCTTAGTTTTAGGAGCCGCCGGAGACAGCCAGGTGTTGATGGTGATAGATCGAATTGAAATGGCGGTGCTTGCGAAGAGTAAGTATCCTAAGGCGCCCCTGTTGTTGTCGGGAAATGAAAAGCGCGGAGAGATTTCCACTTATAAAAGTATGCTAAATCAAAAAGGTATCACCGATTATATTGAAGAACCGCAAAGCACAACAACTTGGAACAACCTGCGCTTTAGTCAAAAGATGATTCCGGCACAGGCTTCAGTGTTAATCGTGACTTCATCATTTCATCGCCGCAGATCACTGGCGATGGCTAGATCACTAGGAATTGATGCTTATTCATTTTCTGAAGAATTGGAAGAAAAGGAAAGAAGCTGGTTTTATATCTTTCGCGAGCACGCAGCTATCTACAAATATTTTCCGACAATGCTGTGGGCTCGCTTAAAAAATTAG